Genomic segment of Dromiciops gliroides isolate mDroGli1 chromosome 3, mDroGli1.pri, whole genome shotgun sequence:
GTTATCCCTATATCCATGATGCTGTCTACCTTGTAACCAATTGCATTGTCTTTTCCACTTACCCACCtctattctttgttttctttgtacttCTAAAAACGATATGAAGGCTAGACTTCATATAAGTAACATTTAACTCATGGTCTTTGGTGATTGAGAGAGGCCATTGACCCAACTTATTGGTTACTGATAgcctaactaataaattgatcatgctcagACCTTTGTCTCTCAATTTAccttaatttgtgtgtgtgtggggggtggcaattggggtcaagtgacttgcccagagtcacacagctagtaagtgtcaagtgtctgaggctggatttgaactcaggtcctcctgaatcgagggccggtgctttatccaccttaattttcaaatgtaacaCCAGTTTACATCCTCTTCCCTCACTCCACTGCACTCTCATTGTAATATGgagaaaagttaagcaaaataataataataactaggtCTGATATCATGTGCAATAGTCTTAATTTGTAGTCCCCTCTCTATCAAGAGGAGGCAAGTGTCTCTTGCCATCTCTTCTCCAGGAGAGTCATTCCTTTTAATCAGAGTTCAGCTGCTCTTTAGTGTTGTTGTTCTTTATATTGTTGTATTCATTGTTTATGTAATAGGAAGACTGTCCAGGGCCCAGTCCTTAGAGAATGCACAATATATTTTACTTGGTACCAATCCATGTTGGAGGCTTGGTGACCCTGCTTCTGGGCTTCTATAATGGAAGAGTCTGTTCTCCACTTAAGCACATACATAGGGACCTTTTGACTGTTTCCTGGTTTACTGGGTGGTGACAGAAAGTATTTAAATTAGCTGTCATGCCAAAACTGAGTGTCCACAAACAACTGGAAGAAATTTCTCTTCCTTGAAAGCTTTAGAGTGATGAGAAAGAAGAACTTCTGTGAGCCTCATGGTGAGGGACAGGTTAAGGTGTCAATAGCATATACTACTGTAGCTTCCTTAACTCCCACCCAGCCTTCCATGTTTCTATTGGTCTTACTGTGTTTCTTTTCCCCTGAACTTAGGTGAGTATTGGATATGGACAGATCAAGTTAAACCATGTGAGCTTTGAAAGGCTGGAAGAGTGATCAGAGGTCTCTCGAATGTAGTCCATAGAAGTGTTTGCTAGTAGCTGTAGCAGCCAAACCTGATAAGGAGCTAGTTTGGGGAGCAGCCTGCTTGATCGAACCCAGCAGTGAATTGACCCAATAGCTGAGATGTCTTCAAGCAAAAAAAGCTTGCCAGCAAGGAAATAACTAAGGATTCATCCATTGGCTAAAGTATATCCTAAAGTGAACTTAGTGATGGGACTGTTTAAGTTTGAATCTACTCTCCCAGAGACCAAAGTGATGGGGGCAAGAATGTTTCTGcctcgtggggcagctaggtggcacaatggatagagcactggccctggattcaggaggacctgagttcaaatctggcctcagacacttgacacttactagctgtgtgaccctgggcaagtcacttaacccccattgcctgcaaaacgacaacatcaacaaaaacgaaagcaaaaaaaaaaaaagaatgtttctgCCTCCAGAAGCCTTTGCACTTTGATTCTTGATAAATTTTCTCAGAAAATATCCAGTTATAAAAGTTAATTTATATTAACTGGTCAGTTGATATTGGGGAGATTTTCtcggattcttttttttttctttttggtggggcaatagggattaagtgacttgcccaggatcacacagctagtaattgtcaagtgtctgaggtcaaatttgaactcaggtcctcctgaatccagggccagtgcttcatccactgcgccacctagctgccccaaatattggGGAGATTTTAAGTGGTAGTTGATGGTGAGGGAACACATTAAATGAGGGCTCACAAACAATAGTACTAGAAAAACATTAACTAGTCTGAGGGTGGGGGCTAGTCAGTTAACctcctttgtctcagtttccctattcaTAAAGCAGGGATAaagatagcacttacctcccagggttgttgtgaagatcagtcatcatcaccatcatcatcgaGTGCTTAGccccatgcctggcacatggtaagcactgtataaatgttagctattttttcccatgactttctcttttttccatgactttcaaATAGTCCATGATTCTTGAATTATTTCTCATCAATCTGGTTTTGGGTCAGTTGTTTATGCTATAGAGATactgtatgttttcttttctcttttcagtcttttgattattttaatatttgttgtcTTGCAGagtaattatcttctattttgttCATTCTGATTTTCAGGGAGTGTATTGCCTGGGCAAAGTTTTGTACCTCCCGTgctaagctgttaattctttctCCAACTTTTTGTTTCATAACTCTtgtttcttttcaagttttttccTCTAGCCCTCTGatttaatttattaaaacattttaaactatttttaaaaaaccctcttgTTTAATCTTTTCCAGgcattctagttgaatttgtaccCAAACTGTATTTTTTTGAGGCCTTGATTTTAGATGTGttggagttattttcttctgggtttgaattttgagCATTCCACTCACCAAAATAGCCTTTTTAGTGGCATTCTTTTTATGTTTGCTCATACTTCCAGCCTATTTTCTGACTTAAAATTTGATGTTAGGGCCAGTCTTTTAAGAGAATGTATGAGCTGGTCCTGCTACTTCTTTCTTGAAATAGTATTgtattatttggggcagctaggtggtgcagtagataaagcactggccctggattcaggagtacctgagttcaaattcagcctcagacacttgacacttactagctgtgtgaccctgggcaagtcacttaacccccattgccctgcaaaaagaaaagaaaaaaaattgtattatgttattccaggatctcagagaAAGGTACTAAACTAGAATTATATTAATCTTCTCTCCCTAAATATTACTTATTCTAGAGGTATAATAGGTTCCGAACAAAAGCTTCTTCCTTAATCATTCTTAGAGAGCAGCATAAATCTTATATTCATTAGCTTGGCCGGTTCTTACCAGACACTGGTTATACATAAAAGATCATCACAAATAGCAAAGACTGACTAAACCCATTTTCCcaaagaaaacagcaaatagaagttaaaagtTATACAgattctaaaaaaaatagaaaagacacaATAGAGAATGAGGTTTTTTAGATGTGAATCAGTGAAGATCTTAGCTGAACCGAGAGAGTGCCCAATCTCACCCAAGGAGAAATTCTCTCTACATAGTCTCTGGGGTGGCAATCTGGAAATCAGGAACATATTGAGAGTTTGGTTTCCCTTATATGTCTGTagcttctagtcttttttttgtgCCTTTCTTTCAGAGGGCGTCTGAAACAACATGTGCTTCTTCCCCAGAGTGTGCCCTCTCAAGATCTTCACCAACTCTAGAGTGTCTCCACATTCTTTTGACCAATTAGGAGTCACACCTTCTTCCACACCCAACACACAAAGTGTCGTAGGCAAATGAGTTGTAGACAACTAGCAGAATGGACCTTTGATATCAAAAGTATgtgatgcaaagatttttaaaaaaaataagtttgttGATAGTTTTTGCATTTACATCCCAGTAATTTCTAGATATGTATGCTCCCCTCCATCAGAAAGGTCATCAAATTTTCCCCCTTATAGTAAAGAAAAAATTGTTGATTTTTATCAATAGTTAGGTTAACTACTTCTAATATTTTGTCCTCTCTTCTCAGAGGAGGGAAGTACCTTTATCTGTTTTCCCAGACTACTCTTGTCTTTAACTTACTAAAAGCTTGGCTTCTTTTTAGTGATCCTCTATTTCAATTGTAATCTTTGTAATTTTGACTCCAatgtagtgatgtcattttggtcctttttaagaaccaacaacaaacaaccaatctttgtacattttattcctatgttttttttagtttcattcTGCATTAATTTATAGAGActaccatgtttctctgtattcttcatattcctcatttcttaagACACAAATATTTTTCCTCTGCACCGCCCACTTGACAGGAGTTTTTATTGGTGGTGATGGGCAtaataggacagctatttatttcccccaaacaaaagaaaagttaaaaatacaaaaaactcaTAACCATAcattgataaaaatttaaaagttgatTCAACAAGTTAAAACTTCTCTTGTGCTTTCTCATGAGCTTCAGACTTAAATCTCAAAATAAGAGATATTTTATGTCCAATGAATCAGCATATTGCCTTTACCATGCATCTAAGTCCATGCATTTTGATGAATCAGGCCAGGATTTGGGTTCATTTCTCTACCAATGATCATTGTCTCCAAGAAACAGTAGGGTAGCTGATATGGGGGAGAAACTGATAGaagaaagcatgtgggtccttaggattcctctgtaattAGTTCCCTATTAGccctctcgcacaagacctaattaggaataaaagaacaggtttattggggtacaagagaaactgtcCGGGAGGAAAGTTTTGCCTGAACAAAACGCTTACCTCCCTGACTAGCTCGAGGAGCACCATTTTATATGGTTTaaatggggtgggtaagagtctcttattgggtgagcggctggtggtcttcccgagttgtgcgggtctaagcagtctgctgatgggcggttccaggtggtctcctggattacctcatccaggtgcttaggaggactggaatgtagggtggtggtcctggagcatgctcagttcaatctggtgCCCTTTATCTCcgttgggggtgtgtgtgtgtgtgtgtgtgtgtgtgtgtgtgtgtgtgtgtgtgtccttgattgagttcaaggagaggtctacttgatttcaagggaaaacccctgaggtttcaaggaaaaagttccttgaactccccagagaactgttgggggtaactggggcccataatctTCCCATGACAGTAGCTGAAGGGAGTTCCTTCTGAAATGAAGTCAGTACCAACTGAAGAACCCAGAAATTCCCAAACCCTTAAGGAAGTCACTTCCCAAAAGTTTATCTCTTAGGATCACTGTTAGTCACCTATGCTCAAGGAAAGAAGCACAAGGCAAAAGAGAAAGCTCAAGAGAGGTTCAAGATCTTGAGTCAGGTTTACCTGGATAAGCTCTCACTCTAGCTGCTGCATATAAGCACTCACCTTTACCTCCaaaattttcttctcttatccTAGCTGCCTTAACTTTATTCCTCCATTTTTAATTTTAGGTAGTCAGAATGGCCTGTTTTATAATTCTATCTTTGGTTAAGAAATTATCCcttaataataattgtgaaagtTACTGCCTTGTATTTccgtcttttttaaaaaaatgagatgtGACCTTTAATAttagattgttttttgtttttgttttgcggggcaatgagggttaagtgacttgcccagggtcacacagctagtaagtgtcaagtggctgaggtcggatttcaactcaggtcctcctgaatccagggccggtgctctatccactgcaccacctagctgcctttaatatTAGATTGAGGTTTGTTGTAGTACTTCATTGTCAAACCTTTATTTATGTcatactgctttctagtttttgtgtgttttttaagtttattGTTTATGCTATACTTTGTATTCTTGGGTTTACTGAAGTTTTAGCTACTGTGTTTGATTGCTCCTGGGCTTGGCTTTTCTAATCTATTCTACAGATTCTACTTCAAATACAGCAGCCTAACAAAAgagttttttgtggggaaaggtGATGACTGCCACCTgctgaaggagagagaaagtgcTAAATTTCAGAGAACAGAAAGGATAAAGAGCTGATGGACAAGAGGCAGGAAGGAGGATGCTTCCAATTCTTTCATCAGTAGTTTATTTATCTGGGTCTCTATAATCTGAGCTCATCAAGAACAGTTAGGTGTTGTCTTACTATGTTCCAATTAGTTCCCTATTAGCCctcttgttctctcttttctagttcaaagtccttggcactgtcaaatacTTCAACATCAGAAACTAGTATGTTTTATGAGTGGAAACCACATTAAAGAAGAAGTAtcatatgatggtttacttagaaaaccccaaggaatcaGAAACGATACTGagacaatagcttcagcaaagttgcaagcTACAAAGTAAATActcaaaaatcaatagcatttatatataataatgacaaaacacaagaagcaaaaaagaacattattaatgattccaaagaactttaaaatgcataaaatatgtaggGATCAAGTTcccaaagcacacaaaagacttATAATAGTTTTAATTACAAAGTGGtcctaaaagaaataaagaacaattaaatacTTAGAGGAATATCCAGTGCTCATGGTTAGgatgtgccaatataataaaaatgacaaaacttcccaaattaatttctacttttaatgctatacaaatcaaattaccaaggggaTACTTAACAGagtttgataaaataataacaaaattcatttagaaaaacaaaagatctagaatatcaagaaaaattaTGTAAAAAGTAAAGATGAAGGGGGACTACCACTTCCAGAAGTAAAATTACATTATAAAGCAGTTGTCACCAAAACCATTTGGTATTAGTTaaagaatagaaagatagatcaatggaaacaaaacaaacaaaaacaaaacaaaacaaaaaaagaatgttcagaAGAATAACATAAACGTGGGGTTTTCAGAAAAGGAGTTGTCTGCAGTGGTGAAACTTCCATCTGGAGAGGATTATAGTTTAAAGCTTTCACTTATTCATCCTATAGTACCTGAACAGAGCACCTTTAAAATACTTTCAACAAAgattgaaatgaaaatgaaaaagtcagAGGCTGTAAGATGGGAGAAGCTAGAGGGACAAAGAGATGTACCCAGACCCAAACAATTCACACCATATTCAAAGCACATGTATCCATCATCCTCTTATTATATAAGGAATTGGGACAAATTAGTTGGTGAAatcaaggaggaagaaaagaatgaaaagttaAGAGATTTAGctttaaacaaattatttcagCAGATCTATTCGGATGGTTTTGATGAAGTTAAACAtaccatgaacaagtcatttatgGAATCTGGAGGCACAGTTCTGAGTACCAACTGTTCTGATGTAGGTAAAAGGAAAGTTGATGTTAATCCTCCTGATGACATGGAATGGGAAAAGTTCTAAATAAATCTGTTTGCTatcaatgttaaaaaataaaaataaaaattcccaactAAAtgccaaattggaaatcttgaaaatcaaaggagagattaataaaattgaaatgaacttcctaagaaaaaatctccaggaccagatggatttacagacatggattataaatatttaaagaacaattaatcccaatactatataaattatttgaaaaaataagtgaagaaggaatcTTGCCAAACtacttttatgagacaaatatggtgctggttcccaaaccaggaaaagcaaaaacagagaaagaaaattatagatgaaGTGGTGCAATAgacagagcacctgccctggagtcaggaggacctgagttcaaatccggactcagacacttaacacttactagctgtgtgaccctgggcaagtcacttaaccccaaattgcctcactaaaagagagagagagagagagagagagagagaggaaaaaaaaagaaaaaaagaaaattatagacaaatttccctaatgaatactgatgtaaaaaattttaagtaaaatactagcaaacagataacagaaatatatcacaaaggtGATATGAccatactatgaccaggtgggatttataccaggaatgcagggatggttcaatattaggaaaaccatcagcataattgactatataAATAACAGGAGCAAtagaaatcatgattatctcaacagatgcagaaaaggcctttgacaaaatacagcatccattcctattaaaaacactagagagtataggaataaaaggagcttaccttaaaataagtactatttatctaaaaccatcagcaagtattatctgtaatggggataacctaaaagcctttctagtacaatcaggggtgaaacaaggatgcccattatcacctctattatttaatattgtattagaaatgttagctatagcaataagagaagaaaaagaaattaaagaattagaataggtaatgaggaaacaaaactcactctttgcagctgatatgatgttatacttagaaaatcatagagaatcaactcaaaagctacttgaaattattaacaactttagcagagttgcaggtacaaaataaacccacataaatcataagcatttctatatattagtaATAAAgtacagcaacaacagatagagaaagaaattccatttaatataactatggccaatataaaatacttgggagtctaccttccaagacaaacacagcaactatatgaccagaactacaaaatgcttttcacaaaaataaagtcagatctaaataattggaaaaatattaattgatcatgggtagacagagtcaatataataaaaatgatgattctacctaaattagtttattaatttagtgccataccaatcaaactatcaaaaatattttatagagctagaaaaaataataatgaaattcagctggaaaaacaaaagttcaaggatatcatgggaatcaatgaaaaaaatacaaaagaaggtggtctagcagtaccagatctcaaactatactataaagcggtaattatcaaaacaatctggtactggctaagaaacaaggaggtagatcagtggaatagaatacaTAGAAACtaaactatagtaaatgactataataatctagcaTATGATAAGCCCAAAgttccaagcttttggaacaaaaactcaatatttaacaaaaactgttgggaaaactggaaaacagtattgaagaaattaggtatagaccaacatctcacactataaggtcaaaataggtacatgatttatacataaaggatgataccataggaaaattaaaggactatagaattgtctatctgtcagatttatggacagatgaagaatttaggaccaaagaagatttAAAGAATAaagttaaatgtaaaatagataattttgattatataaaattaaaaaagcttttacaaaaacagaactaattgtgatgaaataaagTAAAGCCTGCACCACGGCGAGTGAAGAGGGAAGAGCCCAGCGCAGAATCCCCGCCCCGCGGTGGGGCGCGGGccatgtggcataccccaaattctgactgcttaaaATCCAGCAATttagttaaagaagaagaaactgtttcatctaggaacacctgtgcctagaagaaacaaaggggggaatgtgatgaaataatgggatttagcagatactcaaagacccacctggagattaatcaagactgattgaatcaagtgagagtgattgactgctgattaagcctacttcaagttaattggattgtatcaagttaattggattgtgatcacacctggctatcccttaagaaggtataattctcagaaactagactatgaactcaacttgagaacaccttcaaagacaatggatttggatgacgccaaccaatcaccttgaagcagggtgtaaggaccgcctctgttccaaatgtataaaaaagcttccacaaacagcttggggaggattgctgattaaaacaggctggaaaagggtgttcctgattaaagcaggctcgtggaggaggacttcaggaagaacccaatctgtatgctctaataaatgtttaatgcccaaagactggtactgaagccttttaaattttggtgaccacaattaagattttaaacatcacataatgtaaccaagattacaaggaaagtagaaaactgggaaagaatttttgaaacaaatttgaaacaaatatctctgataaaggcctcatttctcaaatatataaagaactgcaccaaattttaaaaaatacaagtcgttccccaattgataaatggtcaaaggatttgaacagataaagaaatcaaaatgatcaataatcatatgaaaaaatgctctagatcat
This window contains:
- the LOC122747292 gene encoding protein SGT1 homolog, which gives rise to MSHERPPKLPDDSMIELEQTHVVCCCVLVTGQSATHQISLRGNGQMQAENVQKNNINVGFSEKELSAVVKLPSGEDYSLKLSLIHPIVPEQSTFKILSTKIEMKMKKSEAVRWEKLEGQRDVPRPKQFTPYSKHMYPSSSYYIRNWDKLVGEIKEEEKNEKLRDLALNKLFQQIYSDGFDEVKHTMNKSFMESGGTVLSTNCSDVGKRKVDVNPPDDMEWEKF